The proteins below are encoded in one region of Brassica napus cultivar Da-Ae chromosome A6, Da-Ae, whole genome shotgun sequence:
- the LOC106347934 gene encoding probable LRR receptor-like serine/threonine-protein kinase At5g63710 isoform X6 yields the protein MFWLLMSSENGERFCNPLRNCFTWNHLILQCFMVLTFVGNTSSSTQPDIEGGALLQLRDSLKDSSNRLRWTRDFVSPCFSWSYVTCRDQSVVALSLASNGFTGTLSPSITKLKFLVTLELQNNSLSGTLPDYIGNMINLQTLNLSMNSFNGSIPASWSQLSNLKHLDLSNNNLTGSIPTQFFSIPTFDFSGTHLTCGKSLNQPCSSSSRLPVTSSKKKLRNITLTATCVASVILFLGAMVMYHHHRRRRTKNDIFFDVAGEDDRKISFGQLKRFSLREVQLATDSFNESNLIGQGGFGKVYRGMLPDKTKVAVKRLADYFSPGGEAAFQREIQLISVAVHKNLLRLIGFCTTSSERILVYPYMENLSVAYRLRDLKAGEEGLDWPTRKRVAYGSAHGLEYLHEHCNPKIIHRDLKAANILLDNNFEPVLGDFGLAKLVDTSLTHVTTQVRGTMGHIAPEYLCTGKSSEKTDVFGYGITLLELVTGQRAIDFSRLEEEENILLLDHIKKLLREQRLRDIVDCNLTTYDSEEVETIVQVALLCTQGAPEDRPAMSEVVKMLQGTGGLAEKWIEWEQLEEVRNKEALLLPTLPATWDEEESTIDQESIRLSSAR from the exons atgtTTTGGCTTCTAATGAGCTCTG AGAACGGTGAAAGATTTTGCAATCCACTAAGAAATTGCTTTACATGGAACCATTTGATCTTACAATGCTTCATGGTCTTAACTTTTGTGGGGAACACTTCTTCATCAACTCAACCAGATATAGAag GAGGAGCTTTGTTGCAGCTCAGAGACTCACTTAAGGATTCAAGCAATCGTCTAAGATGGACACGAGATTTCGTGAGCCCTTGCTTTAGCTGGTCTTATGTCACCTGCAGAGACCAGAGTGTTGTGGCTCT GAGTCTTGCCTCAAATGGATTCACAGGAACACTCTCTCCATCTATTACAAAACTGAAGTTCTTGGTTACACT AGAGTTACAGAACAACAGTTTATCTGGTACTTTACCGGATTATATAGGGAACATGATTAATCTTCAGACGTTAAATCTCTCAATGAACAGTTTCAACGGCTCAATACCCGCCAGCTGGAGTCAGCTCTCGAATCTAAAGCATTT AGATCTCTCAAACAATAACTTAACAGGAAGCATCCCAACACAGTTCTTCTCAATTCCAACATTCGA TTTCTCCGGAACTCATCTTACATGTGGTAAAAGCTTGAACCAGCCTTGTTCTTCAAGCTCTCGTCTTCCAG TCACGTCCTCCAAGAAGAAGCTAAGAAACATCACTTTAACCGCAACTTGTGTTGCTTCTGTAATCTTATTCCTTGGAGCTATGGTTATGTATCACCACCATCGCCGTCGCAGAACCAAAAACGACATATTTTTCGATGTAGCTGGTGAAGATGACAGGAAGATCTCCTTCGGACAGCTAAAAAGATTCTCTTTGCGTGAAGTTCAGCTAGCAACAGACAGTTTCAACGAGAGCAATTTGATCGGACAAGGAGGGTTTGGAAAAGTGTACAGAGGTATGCTTCCAGACAAAACAAAAGTTGCAGTGAAACGCCTTGCGGATTACTTCAGTCCTGGAGGTGAAGCAGCTTTCCAAAGAGAGATTCAGCTCATTAGCGTCGCGGTTCATAAGAATCTCTTACGCCTTATTGGCTTCTGCACAACTTCCTCTGAGAGGATCCTTGTGTATCCATACATGGAGAATCTTAGTGTCGCATATCGACTAAGAG ATTTAAAGGCGGGAGAGGAAGGGTTAGACTGGCCAACAAGGAAGCGTGTGGCTTACGGTTCAGCTCATGGTTTAGAGTATCTACACGAGCACTGTAACCCCAAGATCATACACCGCGATCTCAAGGCTGCAAACATACTTCTAGACAACAACTTTGAGCCTGTTCTTGGAGATTTTGGTTTAGCTAAGCTTGTGGATACATCGCTGACTCATGTCACAACTCAAGTCCGAGGCACAATGGGACACATTGCGCCAGAGTATCTCTGCACAGGAAAATCATCAGAGAAGACAGATGTTTTCGGTTACGGTATAACACTTCTTGAACTAGTTACTGGTCAGCGTGCAATCGACTTTTCGCGCTTGGAAGAGGAGGAAAACATTCTCTTGCTTGATCAT ATAAAGAAGCTGTTGAGAGAACAGAGACTGAGAGACATTGTTGATTGCAATTTGACTACTTATGACTCGGAAGAAGTTGAAACCATTGTTCAAGTGGCTCTTCTATGTACACAAGGCGCACCAGAAGATAGACCAGCGATGTCTGAAGTGGTTAAGATGCTTCAAGGGACTGGTGGTTTGGCTGAAAAATGGATTGAGTGGGAACAACTTGAAGAAGTTAGGAACAAAGAAGCATTGTTGCTTCCGACCTTACCAGCTACTTGGGATGAAGAAGAGTCCACCATAGATCAAGAATCTATCAGGTTATCGTCAGCAAGATGA